From a region of the Paenibacillus sp. FSL R10-2734 genome:
- a CDS encoding Wzz/FepE/Etk N-terminal domain-containing protein: MEKTILDYINLIKKRFWLIMVFVLISCATTYYVSKNFVVPVYSASGQLLVNNIVNTPESNKLNDLSFSLNLIESFKEIIKSPTIMKSVIENHPEFGLTSEELSQKLEIKSSEKSQVINLSVQDESYTKAAGIVNAVSQTFIRDLPSLMKVDNVTFLTPADPTDVPEPSNGGFAMNLVISFVVSLMAALGIILLMETLNGTLRSEKEAELDLGLPVIATIATIRKRDLGKTTDGKTRVKEGAYVTAK, from the coding sequence GTGGAAAAGACGATTCTGGATTACATTAACCTGATTAAAAAAAGGTTTTGGCTCATCATGGTATTCGTTTTGATCTCCTGTGCTACTACGTACTACGTTAGTAAAAATTTCGTCGTACCCGTCTATTCCGCTTCTGGACAGCTGCTAGTCAACAACATCGTGAATACACCCGAGAGCAATAAGCTTAACGATTTGAGCTTTAGCCTAAATCTAATTGAGAGTTTCAAGGAAATTATTAAATCGCCCACCATCATGAAAAGCGTAATAGAAAATCACCCGGAATTTGGACTGACATCAGAAGAATTGAGCCAGAAGCTCGAGATAAAATCTTCAGAGAAGAGTCAGGTGATCAACCTTAGTGTTCAGGATGAAAGCTACACCAAGGCTGCCGGGATCGTAAATGCGGTTTCGCAGACATTCATTCGAGATTTGCCATCACTGATGAAGGTAGACAATGTTACCTTCCTCACGCCGGCTGATCCGACTGATGTTCCAGAGCCCTCGAACGGCGGGTTCGCTATGAATCTCGTCATCAGCTTTGTAGTATCGCTTATGGCTGCATTAGGAATTATTCTGCTGATGGAAACACTCAACGGTACATTAAGGTCTGAAAAGGAAGCAGAGCTTGACCTTGGTCTTCCGGTAATTGCCACGATCGCGACCATTCGTAAACGCGATTTAGGTAAGACAACAGATGGCAAAACAAGAGTGAAGGAGGGTGCATATGTTACGGCTAAATAA
- a CDS encoding ATP-binding protein, translating to MAVSIEIVGIIVLTLFTGGYESSFKLYVLNPVLIAAGSLSIYFGWSLLLSYISIFAVLCYFFINSANKNFLEIVFINGNLFLTLVLTVIIMQIVNRMKRQREESNARMKETMEHIKSLYHIVETSSQHDFMNIGQVITDYVVKLTKLDKALFWFAKKSGEPAPQSRQTGWQQEEEQFLFSELGKHEHEWRLQREPIFRNLPGLGDFLLMPVRMSTRFVGVIGLKLESTEGLEGRRWYTQQLIFLSELSANILERHELGVIENRLIVTNEQNRIADEMHDSVSQSLFGIVYATHSLKETWKKMTESELEEQIELIHDSATKVAKELRITIYSLSSKKSGGPTWLGMVRSHLQSLSRLNDVDIELKITGDDFSLPYPYHKALFRIISEATGNAIRHGAASRVDVELSLKPNWIRLLIYDDGVGFDTDLLWIESEDSASGLGMKNMQYLTQSLGGDFQLSSNESMGTRILISIPVGVAELKNA from the coding sequence TTGGCTGTTAGTATTGAGATAGTGGGGATTATTGTACTAACTTTATTTACTGGCGGGTACGAAAGCTCTTTTAAGCTCTATGTGCTTAATCCTGTATTGATTGCTGCAGGCTCATTGTCCATTTATTTTGGATGGTCGCTGCTCTTAAGTTACATCAGTATTTTTGCGGTGCTCTGTTATTTTTTTATCAATTCAGCGAACAAAAATTTTCTTGAAATTGTATTTATAAATGGGAATCTGTTTCTAACACTGGTACTTACGGTTATAATAATGCAGATCGTTAATCGGATGAAGCGGCAACGCGAAGAATCGAATGCTCGCATGAAAGAGACGATGGAGCATATCAAATCTCTGTACCATATCGTGGAAACCTCAAGCCAACATGATTTCATGAATATCGGTCAAGTGATCACCGATTATGTTGTTAAGCTAACGAAGCTAGATAAGGCTTTGTTTTGGTTCGCCAAGAAGAGCGGAGAACCAGCTCCGCAGAGCAGGCAGACTGGCTGGCAGCAGGAAGAGGAACAGTTCCTATTCTCAGAACTGGGAAAACATGAGCATGAATGGAGATTGCAGCGAGAGCCTATTTTTAGAAATCTTCCGGGATTAGGAGATTTCCTGCTGATGCCTGTACGGATGAGCACCCGCTTTGTTGGGGTAATTGGACTAAAGCTGGAGTCTACAGAGGGGCTGGAAGGCCGGAGATGGTATACCCAACAATTGATATTCCTATCTGAGCTTAGCGCAAATATTCTTGAACGTCATGAACTCGGTGTAATTGAGAACCGGCTAATCGTCACGAATGAGCAGAACCGGATTGCGGATGAAATGCATGACAGTGTATCACAGAGTCTTTTTGGTATCGTGTATGCTACCCATTCGCTCAAGGAAACATGGAAGAAAATGACGGAGTCCGAGCTGGAGGAGCAAATCGAGCTTATCCATGATTCTGCTACAAAGGTTGCCAAAGAACTGCGGATTACGATCTACAGCCTTAGCTCCAAGAAGAGTGGCGGACCTACATGGCTTGGTATGGTAAGATCGCATTTGCAGAGCTTGTCCAGACTAAATGATGTCGATATTGAACTGAAAATAACGGGCGATGACTTTAGTCTCCCTTATCCTTACCACAAGGCACTTTTTCGGATTATTTCCGAAGCCACTGGGAATGCCATCAGGCATGGCGCTGCTAGCCGAGTAGATGTGGAGTTATCTCTGAAGCCGAATTGGATCCGATTATTGATTTATGACGATGGTGTCGGATTTGATACAGATCTGTTATGGATCGAATCCGAAGATAGTGCAAGTGGGCTTGGCATGAAGAATATGCAATATTTGACGCAGTCGCTAGGTGGCGACTTCCAGCTGTCCAGTAATGAAAGTATGGGAACGAGAATTTTGATCTCCATTCCTGTGGGTGTAGCTGAATTAAAGAATGCATAA
- a CDS encoding response regulator transcription factor: MKIVIVDDHPLVRRGLASVISMQPNVKFAGEATNGQEALLVIEETQPDLVLIDLKLADESGLDVIKTARARGIVSKFILLTSSASREDFLKAEEVLVDGYVLKEALPEELLFAIQLVHKGRKYYDPGLMEDKMRMSGSSPTDELTPKEKEVLIELGQGACNREIASRLFISEFTVKKHVSQILAKLQVADRTQAALYANAVGLTKYEMSFE; the protein is encoded by the coding sequence ATGAAAATCGTCATTGTAGATGATCATCCTCTAGTTAGAAGAGGGCTGGCATCTGTCATTTCGATGCAACCGAATGTAAAGTTTGCTGGAGAGGCGACGAATGGCCAAGAAGCGCTTCTTGTGATTGAGGAGACGCAGCCGGACCTCGTACTAATTGATCTTAAGCTGGCGGATGAATCAGGACTCGATGTTATCAAGACAGCACGTGCTCGTGGTATTGTCAGTAAGTTTATTCTATTGACATCATCAGCAAGCAGAGAGGATTTTCTGAAAGCTGAGGAAGTGCTGGTAGACGGGTATGTACTGAAAGAGGCATTGCCGGAGGAGTTACTGTTTGCTATCCAGTTGGTCCACAAAGGGAGAAAGTATTATGATCCTGGTCTGATGGAAGATAAGATGCGAATGAGCGGAAGCAGTCCGACAGATGAATTGACGCCGAAAGAGAAGGAAGTCCTAATCGAACTAGGACAGGGCGCTTGCAACAGAGAAATTGCCTCACGTCTTTTTATTAGTGAATTCACAGTGAAGAAGCATGTTAGCCAGATTTTAGCGAAATTACAGGTGGCAGACCGTACGCAGGCGGCACTTTATGCAAATGCTGTCGGATTGACCAAATATGAAATGTCATTTGAGTAA